The Fibrobacter sp. UWB5 genome has a window encoding:
- a CDS encoding TIGR03905 family TSCPD domain-containing protein, which produces MEETFKTRGVCATTIQFTRDGDKIRNIRFTGGCNGNLKAIAKLCEGMSAEDIAAKLLGNTCGGKPTSCADQLARAVLGKEA; this is translated from the coding sequence ATGGAAGAGACTTTCAAGACCAGAGGCGTTTGCGCGACGACGATCCAGTTCACGCGAGACGGAGACAAAATCAGAAACATCCGCTTTACGGGCGGATGCAACGGAAACCTGAAGGCGATTGCCAAACTCTGCGAAGGCATGAGCGCCGAAGATATCGCGGCAAAACTCCTAGGCAACACCTGCGGCGGAAAGCCAACATCTTGCGCCGACCAACTCGCCCGCGCCGTCCTCGGGAAAGAAGCGTAA
- a CDS encoding zinc ribbon domain-containing protein, which produces MELKFCQSCGMPLTPEILGTNADGSKNDEYCIYCYKDGAFTGDFNMEQMVEFCSQFVDEFNKNTGKNFTREEYKVELRKYFPTLKRWRLPADQLPHATSPMKQKFIEEVNALGIKDMPKIDNLFVLQGSFINQEYKINGNNVKLLDDNASYWGNQVEKIGAEGRCFGIACDERYILVSEYGKNGADAEIVVFKKR; this is translated from the coding sequence ATGGAATTAAAATTTTGTCAGAGCTGCGGAATGCCGCTCACACCGGAAATCTTGGGCACTAATGCCGATGGCAGCAAGAACGATGAATACTGCATCTACTGCTACAAAGATGGCGCTTTCACCGGCGACTTCAACATGGAACAGATGGTCGAATTCTGCTCGCAGTTCGTCGATGAATTCAACAAGAATACCGGCAAGAACTTTACCCGCGAAGAGTACAAAGTGGAACTTCGCAAGTATTTCCCCACGCTCAAGCGCTGGCGACTCCCCGCGGACCAACTTCCGCACGCCACCTCGCCTATGAAGCAGAAGTTCATTGAAGAAGTCAACGCGCTGGGCATCAAGGACATGCCGAAAATCGACAACCTCTTTGTTCTGCAGGGCTCGTTCATCAACCAGGAATACAAAATCAACGGCAACAACGTCAAGCTCCTGGACGATAACGCAAGCTACTGGGGAAACCAAGTTGAAAAGATTGGTGCCGAAGGCCGCTGCTTCGGAATCGCCTGCGACGAACGCTACATTCTCGTGAGCGAATACGGCAAGAACGGCGCCGATGCCGAAATCGTCGTATTCAAGAAACGGTAA
- the purD gene encoding phosphoribosylamine--glycine ligase, which produces MNILVVGSGGREHAIALAVKKSPMCDTLVCAPGNPGMANLGKCVPVDVADPKAIADLAVAEKIDLAIIGPEIPLVAGVVDEFRCRGLRAFGPTAAAAALEGSKAFSKDIMKKYGVPTAAFETFTDLASAKKFLAEHPAPIVVKASGLAAGKGAIVCMTDKEANDAVEEMLGDKAVFGESGKTVVIEEFMDGEEASIFVVCDGKDYVILSSAQDHKRVFDDDKGPNTGGMGAYSPAPVVTDALLDEVKKTIIEPTLKGMAAEGKPYTGVLYVGIMVTAKGPKVVEYNCRLGDPECQIVLPLYDGDVLALFDAAEKGELAKLGAPKAPKGSSAIVVLASAGYPGSYEKGKVVTGIEEAEKNGAQVLHAGTKMVDGKLVTNGGRVFGVVGHGATLQEALDIAYAACEKVQFEGKFYRKDIGKKGLARLAK; this is translated from the coding sequence ATGAATATTCTCGTCGTTGGTAGCGGTGGTCGCGAACATGCCATCGCTCTTGCAGTCAAGAAGTCGCCGATGTGCGACACTCTCGTGTGCGCTCCGGGCAACCCGGGCATGGCAAACCTCGGCAAGTGCGTGCCGGTGGATGTGGCCGACCCGAAGGCCATTGCCGACCTCGCCGTAGCCGAAAAGATTGACCTCGCGATTATCGGCCCCGAAATTCCGCTGGTCGCTGGCGTGGTGGATGAATTCCGTTGTCGCGGGCTGCGTGCTTTCGGCCCGACTGCGGCTGCTGCCGCGCTCGAAGGTTCCAAGGCCTTCAGCAAGGATATCATGAAGAAGTACGGCGTGCCGACGGCAGCCTTCGAGACCTTCACCGATCTCGCCTCTGCCAAGAAGTTCCTTGCTGAACACCCGGCTCCGATCGTGGTGAAGGCGTCGGGCCTCGCTGCGGGTAAGGGCGCCATCGTCTGCATGACCGACAAGGAAGCGAATGACGCTGTCGAAGAAATGCTCGGCGACAAGGCTGTCTTCGGCGAATCCGGCAAGACGGTGGTGATCGAAGAATTCATGGACGGCGAAGAAGCCTCCATCTTCGTGGTTTGCGACGGCAAGGACTACGTGATTCTCTCTTCTGCCCAGGACCACAAGCGCGTCTTTGACGACGACAAGGGACCGAACACGGGTGGCATGGGCGCCTACAGCCCGGCTCCGGTAGTCACGGACGCTCTCCTCGACGAAGTGAAAAAGACGATTATTGAACCGACCCTCAAGGGCATGGCCGCCGAAGGCAAGCCTTATACGGGCGTTCTCTATGTGGGCATCATGGTGACTGCGAAGGGCCCGAAGGTTGTGGAATACAACTGCCGCCTCGGCGACCCCGAATGCCAGATTGTGCTTCCGCTCTACGACGGCGACGTGCTTGCCTTGTTTGACGCTGCCGAAAAGGGCGAACTTGCCAAGCTCGGTGCCCCGAAGGCTCCGAAGGGCAGCTCCGCTATCGTCGTGCTCGCCAGCGCCGGTTATCCGGGGTCCTACGAAAAGGGCAAGGTCGTCACGGGTATTGAAGAAGCCGAAAAGAACGGCGCCCAGGTGCTCCATGCCGGTACCAAGATGGTCGACGGCAAGCTCGTGACCAACGGTGGTCGCGTGTTTGGCGTGGTCGGTCACGGTGCTACGCTCCAGGAAGCCTTGGATATTGCTTACGCCGCTTGCGAAAAGGTTCAGTTCGAAGGCAAGTTCTACCGCAAGGACATCGGTAAGAAGGGTCTTGCAAGACTCGCAAAATAA
- a CDS encoding glycoside hydrolase family 9 protein, producing MKYKFFALVAVSASVLSSSAFAANAYINQVGFRPSDPKEFSLVGASGNVEIQDASGKTVLTVTPGAASFWDASGQNVQLVDISKLTAEGKYSIKVGGQTLRQDLVVKNNTFADVYKAAIKWFYYQRASMALESAYAGKWARAAGHTNATVELHNSTGASGTINSSKGWYDAGDYGRYIVNSGITTYTLLSLYEHFPEFFKTAKWNISADGTLPDLLAEIKYNLDWMLTMQANDGSVYHKLTSLAFPGDVMPAQDNAKLYVIGKSAEAALDFAGVMAVAARVYKPFDSNYAAKCLDAAKKAYSWGSSNMSYHFTANPSDVATGAYEGNNAADEKLFAGTELAITTGDNSYKQNGSSEYVSYWGDLSGVATYGKATHASVFGDANEAKQKILGTADGFVNRTKSGFGVVMAKDDFVWGSNAVASNQGVWLLHAYYLTGDEKYYTAALKVLDYLLGKNPLDMSFVTGYGTKSPKMPHHRPSTSDNVEDPIPGMLVGGPQPGGEDVGSAAEWKCADYRTGNAATAYTDQRCSYATNEVAINWNAPLAYLAGALEALNAGYAPSFAANGVARKSTVVSSSSSIASSSSQIASSSSIVPTSSSSEQKSSSSESLASSSSQWNPWVSSSSMTTAIHETLPARMQNKAAPRLRQNGHKLYVEKNGKRFDLLGNSVR from the coding sequence GTGAAATACAAATTTTTTGCTTTAGTCGCAGTTTCTGCGTCTGTTTTGTCGTCTTCGGCCTTTGCCGCTAACGCTTACATTAACCAGGTGGGTTTCCGCCCTTCCGATCCCAAGGAATTTTCGCTTGTCGGAGCCTCTGGCAATGTTGAAATCCAGGATGCCTCTGGCAAGACTGTGCTTACGGTAACGCCTGGCGCCGCCTCGTTCTGGGATGCAAGCGGCCAGAATGTACAGCTGGTCGATATTTCCAAATTGACCGCCGAGGGCAAGTACAGCATTAAGGTGGGCGGCCAGACACTTCGCCAAGATCTGGTGGTCAAGAACAATACCTTTGCCGACGTTTACAAGGCTGCTATCAAGTGGTTCTATTACCAGCGCGCCTCTATGGCTCTCGAAAGTGCATACGCGGGCAAGTGGGCTCGTGCTGCAGGCCATACGAATGCGACTGTCGAACTTCATAATTCTACGGGCGCTTCGGGCACTATCAATTCAAGCAAGGGCTGGTATGATGCCGGCGACTACGGACGCTATATCGTGAATTCGGGCATTACCACCTACACGCTCCTTTCGCTTTACGAACATTTCCCGGAATTTTTCAAGACGGCCAAGTGGAATATTTCTGCCGATGGAACTTTGCCGGATTTGCTCGCCGAAATCAAGTACAATTTGGACTGGATGCTTACTATGCAGGCCAATGACGGTAGCGTTTATCACAAGCTTACCTCTCTTGCATTCCCTGGCGATGTGATGCCTGCGCAAGACAATGCAAAACTTTATGTTATCGGTAAGAGTGCCGAAGCCGCACTTGACTTTGCCGGTGTGATGGCAGTTGCTGCGCGCGTGTACAAACCGTTTGATTCCAATTACGCCGCCAAGTGCCTTGATGCAGCCAAGAAGGCTTATAGCTGGGGCTCTTCGAATATGAGCTACCACTTTACCGCAAACCCCTCCGATGTGGCGACAGGTGCGTACGAAGGCAACAACGCGGCCGACGAAAAGCTTTTTGCCGGCACGGAACTTGCCATTACCACGGGCGATAATTCTTACAAGCAGAATGGTTCTTCGGAATATGTGTCGTACTGGGGCGACCTTTCGGGCGTTGCCACTTATGGCAAGGCAACGCATGCATCTGTGTTTGGCGATGCAAACGAAGCCAAACAGAAAATCTTGGGCACTGCAGATGGTTTCGTGAACCGTACCAAGTCGGGCTTTGGCGTGGTGATGGCGAAAGATGACTTTGTGTGGGGCTCCAACGCCGTGGCCTCCAATCAGGGCGTATGGCTTTTGCATGCCTATTACCTCACCGGCGACGAAAAGTATTACACCGCAGCGCTCAAGGTGCTTGATTACTTGCTCGGCAAGAATCCGCTTGACATGTCATTTGTTACAGGTTACGGCACGAAGTCTCCCAAGATGCCGCACCACCGCCCGAGTACTTCGGACAACGTAGAAGATCCGATTCCGGGTATGCTTGTGGGTGGCCCGCAGCCCGGTGGCGAAGACGTTGGCTCTGCTGCCGAATGGAAGTGTGCCGATTACAGAACTGGCAATGCGGCGACCGCTTATACCGACCAACGTTGTAGCTACGCAACGAACGAAGTCGCTATCAACTGGAATGCACCTCTTGCTTACCTTGCTGGCGCTCTTGAAGCTCTGAACGCTGGTTATGCTCCCTCGTTTGCGGCAAATGGCGTTGCCAGAAAGTCAACCGTCGTCTCGTCGAGTTCCTCGATTGCGTCGTCTAGTTCTCAAATCGCCTCTAGCTCCTCGATTGTTCCGACATCCAGCTCGTCTGAACAAAAATCTAGCTCTTCGGAATCGCTCGCTTCGAGTTCGTCGCAATGGAATCCGTGGGTTTCGAGCAGCTCCATGACTACGGCAATTCACGAAACTTTGCCTGCCCGCATGCAAAACAAGGCTGCTCCGCGCCTTCGCCAAAATGGCCATAAGCTCTATGTCGAAAAGAACGGCAAACGCTTTGACCTTCTCGGCAACAGCGTCCGTTAA
- the rseP gene encoding RIP metalloprotease RseP, whose protein sequence is MESIFSNVLMFVLGLLGLSFLVTIHELGHFLVAKWNNVKVNTFSIGFGKKLIRYRHGETEYCISAIPFGGYVAMAGENPDTLKEGQVPGERDFVAKSVGARAAIAFAGPFINIVFAFILLMILYMVGVEEPATNDLIVGFVAKDSPAVTAGIQPGDTITEINGKPTQGWDDFREQIGVSLGASVPLTVHRGGEPLTITVVPEELVIPAQDSTSSEIAMGIGDIGIYPRNRVIVRLPPMAGSAAEKAGLAVGDTIFEINGEHISRYEEVVRIIDGSKGEPVNITVIRNGDTLTNSLTPVYNEDYKRYMVGIQMGYVLFRETKIVRRGPVEAFTKTCATSWKMTTSIFRYFKRMFQGHVKVDAFSGPVSIVAVMGNVWMSGFQDFLMLLALISINLGVMNLLPLAITDGGLLMFLGIEKLRGKPLSTKTQTVIQNVAAAFFISFFVFITILDFSKLSLFLK, encoded by the coding sequence ATGGAATCGATATTCAGTAATGTCTTGATGTTTGTGCTCGGCCTACTTGGCTTGAGCTTCTTGGTGACCATTCACGAACTCGGCCACTTCTTGGTGGCCAAGTGGAATAATGTCAAGGTCAACACATTCAGCATCGGTTTCGGCAAGAAATTGATTCGCTACCGTCACGGCGAAACGGAATACTGCATTTCGGCAATTCCCTTTGGCGGTTACGTGGCCATGGCGGGCGAAAATCCGGACACGCTCAAAGAAGGCCAAGTTCCGGGAGAACGTGATTTTGTGGCAAAGTCGGTGGGCGCTCGCGCTGCCATTGCATTTGCGGGCCCGTTCATCAATATCGTATTCGCCTTTATCCTGTTGATGATTCTTTATATGGTGGGCGTCGAAGAACCGGCAACAAACGATTTGATCGTGGGCTTTGTCGCGAAAGATTCTCCGGCCGTAACCGCTGGCATTCAGCCGGGTGACACCATTACCGAAATCAACGGCAAACCCACTCAGGGCTGGGATGATTTCCGCGAACAAATCGGCGTGAGTCTCGGCGCAAGTGTCCCGCTTACCGTGCACCGCGGCGGCGAACCGCTAACGATTACGGTCGTCCCCGAAGAACTCGTGATTCCGGCGCAAGATTCTACCAGCTCCGAAATTGCGATGGGTATCGGCGATATCGGTATTTACCCGCGCAACCGCGTGATTGTACGCTTGCCGCCGATGGCAGGCTCTGCAGCCGAAAAGGCGGGCCTTGCCGTGGGCGATACCATCTTTGAAATTAACGGCGAGCATATTTCCCGCTACGAAGAAGTGGTGCGCATTATCGACGGCAGCAAGGGCGAACCCGTGAACATCACCGTTATCCGTAACGGCGATACGCTTACCAATTCGCTCACGCCGGTTTACAACGAAGATTACAAGCGCTACATGGTCGGCATCCAGATGGGCTATGTGCTCTTCCGCGAAACAAAAATTGTGCGCCGCGGTCCTGTGGAAGCCTTCACGAAAACTTGTGCGACCAGCTGGAAAATGACCACGAGTATTTTTCGCTATTTCAAGCGCATGTTCCAAGGCCATGTCAAGGTAGATGCGTTCTCTGGCCCGGTTTCGATTGTCGCCGTCATGGGTAACGTGTGGATGAGCGGCTTCCAGGACTTTTTGATGTTGCTCGCCCTCATCAGTATTAACTTGGGCGTCATGAACCTGCTTCCGCTCGCGATTACCGACGGAGGCCTCTTGATGTTCCTCGGTATCGAAAAGCTGCGTGGCAAACCGCTTTCGACAAAGACGCAGACCGTCATTCAGAACGTCGCTGCAGCCTTCTTCATCAGCTTCTTCGTGTTTATCACGATTCTTGACTTTAGCAAGCTCTCGCTGTTCTTGAAATAG
- the purE gene encoding 5-(carboxyamino)imidazole ribonucleotide mutase, which translates to MQINEVPNAKVGIVAGSKSDQETVDKITAVLDQFGIVWEYNILSAHRTPNATAKYAREAAGRGLQVLIGVAGLAAALPGVLAGHTILPVIGLPCAGGPLNGVDALHSIVQMPPGIPVATVGIGNGKNAGFLAVHIVALSDASVREKLVAYRKGLGDIEG; encoded by the coding sequence ATGCAGATTAATGAAGTTCCGAATGCAAAGGTCGGTATCGTTGCGGGTAGCAAGTCCGACCAGGAAACTGTAGATAAAATCACCGCGGTGCTCGACCAGTTCGGCATCGTGTGGGAATACAACATCCTCTCTGCACACCGCACCCCGAACGCCACCGCGAAGTATGCTCGCGAAGCTGCCGGGCGAGGCCTCCAGGTCCTCATCGGTGTTGCCGGCCTCGCTGCAGCCCTCCCGGGCGTGCTCGCAGGGCACACCATCCTTCCCGTTATCGGTCTGCCCTGCGCCGGCGGCCCGCTCAACGGCGTCGATGCCCTGCACTCTATCGTGCAGATGCCCCCGGGAATCCCGGTGGCCACGGTCGGCATCGGCAACGGCAAGAATGCCGGTTTCCTCGCCGTCCACATCGTCGCCCTTTCTGATGCAAGTGTTCGCGAAAAGCTCGTCGCTTACCGCAAGGGCCTCGGAGACATCGAAGGCTAA
- a CDS encoding DUF3108 domain-containing protein, which produces MVRNSTKFSFKIAALVAVFVAVCFAGEPNLPEVNAPWMKGEKLTFSLGWGFITAGSATLEVRPTLDGKTEFLTYATGNKTINKIYPVNDTVYTRVRNKGLMTEVFRKRLHEGTFHNTSVIRFDRKGEKAWLSDTVFTDMKTRKVKRSADTAVTIQGAEHSIMSAFYLVRTLPLKVGETSRFSAVSGKKRYELKVIVHGRETIKSVLGEVPCIKVEPVLDGDGIFVSKGRIFIWLTDDERRIPVLMECEIALGSIKAKLLEAK; this is translated from the coding sequence GTGGTTAGGAATAGTACAAAGTTCAGCTTCAAGATCGCCGCGCTTGTGGCGGTCTTTGTTGCTGTATGTTTCGCGGGCGAACCGAACTTGCCCGAAGTGAATGCCCCTTGGATGAAAGGCGAAAAGCTGACTTTCAGCCTCGGATGGGGATTCATTACGGCAGGTTCTGCGACGCTCGAAGTTCGTCCGACGCTAGACGGCAAGACGGAATTCTTGACGTATGCGACCGGCAACAAAACGATCAACAAAATTTATCCGGTAAACGATACGGTCTACACCCGCGTGCGCAACAAGGGGCTCATGACCGAAGTGTTCCGCAAGCGCCTGCACGAAGGCACGTTCCATAATACCTCCGTCATCCGCTTTGACCGCAAGGGCGAAAAGGCCTGGCTTTCGGACACGGTATTCACCGACATGAAGACCCGCAAGGTCAAGCGCTCTGCCGATACGGCTGTTACAATCCAGGGGGCGGAACACAGCATTATGTCGGCTTTCTACCTGGTGCGTACACTTCCGCTCAAGGTGGGCGAAACATCCCGTTTTTCGGCGGTGAGCGGCAAAAAGCGTTACGAACTTAAGGTCATTGTACATGGTCGCGAAACCATCAAGAGCGTACTTGGTGAAGTTCCCTGTATCAAGGTGGAACCCGTGCTCGACGGCGACGGCATTTTCGTGTCCAAGGGCCGCATTTTCATCTGGTTGACCGATGACGAACGCCGCATTCCGGTGCTTATGGAGTGCGAAATTGCGCTAGGCTCTATCAAGGCGAAATTGCTTGAGGCCAAATAA
- a CDS encoding isoprenyl transferase — MANQLRHVAIIMDGNGRWARSRGLERFLGHRKGTQATIDAVEVGVNLKLEHMTLYVFSSENWGRPSKEVDYLMNLLIEMVVKEIPDLMEKNVKLTVIGNMNRLPEKPRASLQSAIDKTANNTGMQLNLAISYGGRQEIVEATRSIAAQVASGAIKVEDIDETLFAKNLYLKGAPDPDLVIRTGGEFRLSNYLLWQAAYSEFYVTDTLWPDFTKEEFLKAVEFFNTRERRFGKVLHE; from the coding sequence GTGGCAAATCAGCTTAGACATGTAGCGATTATCATGGATGGCAACGGGCGCTGGGCCCGTAGCCGCGGTCTTGAACGTTTCCTCGGACACCGCAAGGGCACCCAGGCGACGATTGATGCCGTCGAAGTGGGCGTGAACCTGAAACTTGAACACATGACGTTGTATGTGTTCAGTTCCGAAAACTGGGGCAGGCCCAGCAAGGAAGTGGATTACTTGATGAACCTCTTGATCGAGATGGTTGTCAAGGAAATTCCCGACCTCATGGAAAAGAACGTGAAGCTTACGGTGATTGGCAACATGAACCGTTTGCCTGAAAAGCCGCGCGCAAGTCTGCAGTCCGCCATCGACAAGACGGCGAACAACACGGGCATGCAGCTGAACCTCGCTATCTCTTATGGTGGCAGGCAAGAAATTGTCGAAGCGACGCGTTCCATTGCTGCGCAAGTGGCGTCCGGGGCAATCAAGGTTGAAGATATCGACGAGACGCTCTTCGCTAAGAATTTGTATTTAAAAGGAGCTCCCGATCCGGATCTCGTGATTCGTACCGGGGGAGAATTCAGGCTTTCGAATTACCTGCTTTGGCAGGCCGCCTATAGCGAATTCTACGTAACGGATACGCTGTGGCCCGACTTTACCAAGGAAGAATTCTTGAAGGCCGTCGAGTTCTTCAATACTCGAGAAAGACGTTTTGGAAAGGTGTTGCATGAGTAA
- the frr gene encoding ribosome recycling factor, which produces MADYSDKMNKAIEATEREFSKIRAGQASPAILNDVRIDYYGTPTPISQVAKVSVPEPRMLLVSPWEKTMVDPIEKAILAANIGLTPMKDGNCIRVSLPILTTERRQELAKIARKHAEEGRVAIRNIRRDANDALKKNKELPEDEVKKQQDEIQKATDKAIAQIDSLLAEKEADILKV; this is translated from the coding sequence ATGGCAGATTATTCTGATAAAATGAACAAGGCCATTGAGGCCACCGAACGTGAATTCTCGAAGATCCGCGCAGGCCAGGCTAGCCCCGCTATCCTGAACGACGTGCGCATCGACTACTACGGTACGCCGACTCCGATTTCCCAGGTGGCTAAGGTTTCTGTGCCCGAACCGCGCATGCTGCTTGTGTCCCCGTGGGAAAAGACCATGGTCGACCCGATTGAAAAGGCTATCCTTGCTGCAAACATCGGCCTTACCCCGATGAAGGACGGCAACTGCATTCGCGTGAGCCTTCCGATTCTTACCACGGAACGCCGTCAGGAACTCGCAAAGATTGCACGCAAGCATGCCGAAGAAGGTCGTGTGGCAATCCGCAATATCCGCCGCGATGCTAACGACGCCCTCAAGAAGAACAAGGAACTGCCCGAAGACGAAGTCAAGAAGCAGCAGGACGAAATCCAGAAGGCTACCGACAAGGCTATTGCCCAGATCGACAGCCTCCTCGCTGAAAAGGAAGCAGACATCCTCAAGGTGTAG
- a CDS encoding isoprenylcysteine carboxylmethyltransferase family protein has translation MKRVRDFFGYLLGGVLFVALIPTIMWLASGMPALWPIDMGRCIVAPIVMFVGLVLSVWTIVYMRNRGKGNPMDAFGHEVAPRTQHLMIEGPCKINRNPMLTGTLVYLVGTAVWLWTWQSCVVFVAFFAVMMVQVLSEEKRLRRDFGEEYEEYCKHSRRF, from the coding sequence ATGAAACGTGTAAGAGATTTCTTTGGGTACTTGCTGGGCGGAGTTCTTTTTGTTGCCTTGATTCCGACAATCATGTGGCTTGCGTCTGGCATGCCCGCGCTTTGGCCGATTGATATGGGGCGCTGCATTGTGGCGCCAATCGTGATGTTTGTTGGCCTTGTGCTGAGTGTTTGGACAATCGTCTACATGCGCAATCGCGGCAAGGGCAACCCGATGGATGCTTTCGGCCATGAAGTGGCTCCGCGTACGCAGCATCTGATGATTGAAGGTCCGTGTAAGATTAACCGTAATCCGATGCTAACCGGGACTCTCGTTTACCTCGTGGGTACCGCCGTGTGGCTGTGGACTTGGCAATCGTGCGTCGTATTTGTCGCCTTCTTTGCCGTCATGATGGTGCAGGTGCTGAGTGAAGAAAAACGTCTCCGCCGCGACTTCGGCGAAGAATATGAAGAATACTGCAAACATTCACGAAGGTTTTAG
- the rimO gene encoding 30S ribosomal protein S12 methylthiotransferase RimO: MPTKKPKVFVVHLGCAKNQVDAENLVGEMLHAGFTTCDTAAKADYILVNTCGFIEAAKEESINAILAQINGKKSKQKLIVSGCLSGRYGDELVKELPEVDYWVGTYKPGELLKKMGIVAPQTCDAENMARMNLGGFKHHAYLKIAEGCNRRCAYCAIPLIRGKQVSRSIEDIVEEAKELEKQGVQEITLIAQDTTYFGREKGKKGGTLAQLLKAILDNTNIPWIRTLYWYPMFVDDELLDLMANEPRLVKYVDMPIQHASDNVLKNMKRNYRKKELVDILHKIRERIPGVTLRTTVLVGFPGETHEDFEELMELLEDIQFDHLGGFVFSPEEGTPVMEMDLPAVDESEARARLDAVNDLQEELDAEHAEAMIGKTVRIIIDQVAEESEYHFYGRTEGNSMENDDIVKVLEGDADVGEFRDALVIDAEPHELIVKLI; the protein is encoded by the coding sequence ATGCCTACTAAAAAGCCCAAAGTTTTCGTTGTCCATTTAGGATGCGCCAAGAACCAGGTCGATGCGGAAAACCTGGTCGGTGAAATGTTGCACGCCGGTTTTACTACCTGCGACACCGCCGCCAAGGCGGACTACATTCTGGTGAACACCTGCGGATTCATCGAAGCCGCCAAGGAAGAATCCATCAACGCGATTCTCGCACAAATTAACGGCAAAAAGTCCAAGCAGAAACTGATCGTTTCGGGCTGCCTTTCGGGCCGCTATGGTGACGAGCTCGTAAAGGAGCTCCCTGAAGTCGATTACTGGGTAGGCACCTACAAGCCGGGCGAACTTTTGAAGAAGATGGGCATCGTAGCACCGCAAACTTGCGACGCCGAAAACATGGCCCGCATGAACTTAGGCGGATTCAAGCACCACGCTTACTTGAAGATTGCCGAAGGTTGCAACCGCCGATGCGCCTACTGTGCGATTCCCTTGATTCGCGGCAAGCAGGTTTCCCGCAGCATCGAAGACATTGTCGAAGAAGCCAAGGAACTTGAAAAGCAGGGCGTTCAGGAAATCACTCTCATCGCACAGGACACGACTTACTTTGGTCGCGAAAAGGGCAAGAAGGGCGGCACGCTCGCCCAGCTTTTGAAGGCAATTCTCGACAACACGAACATCCCGTGGATCCGTACGCTTTACTGGTATCCGATGTTTGTGGACGACGAACTTTTGGATCTGATGGCCAACGAGCCGCGCTTGGTGAAATACGTGGACATGCCGATCCAGCACGCCAGCGACAACGTGCTCAAGAACATGAAGCGCAATTACCGCAAAAAGGAACTCGTGGACATTCTGCACAAGATTCGCGAGCGCATTCCGGGCGTTACGCTTCGCACCACGGTACTTGTCGGATTCCCCGGCGAAACCCACGAAGACTTTGAAGAACTGATGGAACTCTTGGAAGACATCCAGTTCGATCACCTGGGCGGATTCGTGTTCAGCCCCGAAGAAGGCACGCCCGTGATGGAAATGGACTTGCCCGCCGTCGACGAAAGCGAAGCCCGCGCAAGGCTCGACGCCGTGAACGACTTGCAAGAAGAACTGGATGCCGAACACGCCGAGGCAATGATCGGAAAGACCGTCCGCATTATCATCGACCAGGTTGCAGAAGAAAGCGAATACCACTTTTACGGACGCACCGAAGGCAACTCCATGGAAAACGACGATATCGTGAAGGTGCTCGAAGGCGATGCCGACGTAGGCGAATTCCGCGACGCACTCGTGATAGACGCCGAGCCGCACGAGTTGATAGTTAAGTTGATTTAA